One Chaetodon auriga isolate fChaAug3 chromosome 11, fChaAug3.hap1, whole genome shotgun sequence genomic window, TTTAGACACAGGAGGTGTGAGTGCTCCACAGGCCTGACTGCAGGGCCGCAGCTTGGAGTTTATTGGTCCAATGCTCACCTCGTGTTCCAGGAACAGGGCTCTTAGTTGTCCTTTGGACCAGAAGTCCATGGCATAGGCTAGCAGTTTTGTGGACACTGTGTTGATACGAAGGAAGTTCCCAACAAACACCACACGCTCGATTTTCTGACATGAAGAGAGACAAAAGGCAAATTAAGAGAAATCAAGCCCAACTATGTGCATGACAACTACGTCAAATACAACATAAATCCttatttgaaaatatgaaaggcCGGGGTGCAACAttcacgaaaaaaaaaaaaaaaaaaaaaagaaaacgtgaAACACATTTAGACTCCACCCATCGCACCAGAGGATGGTGCTCACTGCTCCGTCTGTGAAACAGACATTACAAATGTGTCTTTGTACAACTTTTTAGGGATGTTTTAACCTGTCCAAGAgcacattaataaataaaaataattacttatacacacatatatgaatTAACAAGTGCTTCATGGATAAACTCCTTTTTTATGTCAAACTGCAACACCGGTTCCAAACCACATGGTGGTGCTGGAGAGCTGGTGAAGAGGTTACCAGCAAGTCAACCTCCTGCTACATTACATTTACTTAGCTGACTCCTTTCATCCAAAGTGACTTAATCAGACATCAACTAAATGTGGATTACATTCAGTTTTACGCCAAAAACTGAAAAGCTTTCAAAGCTCCAAAAACTGCTAGACGCTGCGAAAATGTTTCTTGTATCATGGAAATACATCATTTGCTTGAATATATTTAAGGCATGCAGGATGTAGACAGTGACAGCGGGAGCTTCACATGCACAAATTCTGTATATTTCACCTCAGTTTGGTGTTCACAGTGGGACAAAAACCATCTCCAAATGTTTGACAGTGGAATTTATTAGAGTAATTTTTgggaaaaagtccaaaaatgACAAGAAACAACCACAGTGGTTGGTGGATTTTGGAGGATTGTGAATGGATAAACCACCACGACCAGAACCATAAACACGTTTCTGCGGTGAACAGAGATCGTTTGTGACAGACGTTATCTTCACGCTGTAAACTGAATTATGCAATTTGATAACCAAGGCTGAGCACTTAGAACAacgtgtgcatttgtgtgtttacacgtgtgtgtgtgttaaagccAGACCAGTGCTCTGATATGATATATGATGGGAAACTGTGGGGCTTATTGATATCCAATTACTGGGTAATCTACCTCTGATTGGATGGAGGTTTAAAGGCCTTAGAGCAGGTCTCACATCGACATAAGCGATAACTAAAATCAAAACTGGTGAACTCCTTCCAAAAACATCAGCCCTCAGCTCCTGTGGCTGGTGGACACCGCCACGTCctcgctgcagctctgtgtgcagtGATAGCCCTGTACAATGCTGCTTGATCGCCATGCCACAAGGCAACACTGTAAAGAAgctgacagcacacagaaaGACTCCAGGCTGATCCCTCACTCCACAAAACAACAAGTCTCAGTTTGGCTGAAACACTTTCAAATCCAGCTTTACCTCCGTTATTGCTATTTATTATGTACTATTTACTACCTACGTCAGTCATGAAACTGTTATTCAATTAGATTGTGCTATatttagctgtttgttttgactggCTGATCTTACTGTGGTGACGATTTGCACCTGCAATCCCAAAAATTGCCTGGAAGTTCACCGTTGTTTATTTGAAACTGGCTGAGTTTCAaaacatcagcaacagtgaGCTGGGAGGAAAATTAGGGATTTTTGGGGGGCTGTGACAAAATCAGTGTATTTTAAACGTTTAAACTtcaaactgtgcagcagcacagctcttaTGTAATCAGTCCGTCTGTCCTGACAGGCCTGATCGAGGCTAATTTCCTCCTCTAATCTGTCAGATTACTCCCAGACAATAAACCAGTAACGAACCTGCGTAGAaatgaagcacacacagaaattgtGAGTGCGTGTTTGCaggtgcatctgtgtgtgtgtttcacgaGCATGAATTTGGTTGACTTCATGTTGTTAGTCATGCTGAGTGGTTGGAAAAGCTGCAGATCCTGGACGGCGCGTACGTGTGTGTTTACGAGTATTTCAACACCAACATAAGCTACTGGAACTATAAtggttcatgtgtttgtgtgcaagtaTTACATAAAGCACACGCCTGTTGTGGCTGATATGTTGGATAGTGTGTTGgatgacctgtgtgtgtgtgtgtgtgtgtgtgtgtgtgtgtgcgtgtgtgtgtgtgtacctcgTTCACAGCACACATCCGTGCTATGGATCCTATGTTATTAGTGATGGTGACCAGCGTGGCTCTGGCCAGGTCTTCCTTACTGATGCTGTCTCGCTTCTCTTTGCTCATCATGTGACCAAAGCTGTGAAAACAGaccacatcaaacacacacatcaacacgaccacaaagacacacttcCCTCACGTGCATTATTCCAGTTTGATGAACTCTTGACAAACCAAACAGGCACAGAACAGGAGCAGCTCCGAATGTCACAATAACCTTGGGAACAACAGTAAACAGGGGCTGTTTGTCAGCGCGTGTGTGGAGTGTTTTTCAATGAAGGACCACCAAAACAAGCAACAGTGATTATAACTGtgataaaatctgtttttcaccTGCTTTATGGATCAACCTTTGAACACAGGTTTACTGTATTACATGCTAAACCCAGATTAGCGAGTGAACGTCTGAGTGTGccagtgagtcagtgtgtgtgcgccccGCTATCAATCACACCATCATACAGAgctcattcatttcagtgtttctgatcATCATCCCTGATGCAGcaggagaaataaaaaatgtgcatcAGAGATGAAATCCCAACGCACCGCCGAGCGTCTCTCCTGATTGGCTCCCGACCACATCAGGTGCAAGAAGTGAAACTAGTTTATTGGACTTGCGGCACCAAAGCACCGAGCAGTGACTGGAGAAGAGtcgctctgctctctgtctccatcactgTGCTCTATTTACAACACAGTTTTGTAGTTTTAACAGGTCATTCTTCATTATCACATGCTACATGCTTAAAAACGCATTTAACGTTCAGAGGATCCTTGCTGGAAAGAAGTGTGGCGACACTGTGGACCTTCAGCCTTCATCGCACTCACCTGGATGCCACAGCGGAGCCCTGCAGGCCAAAGCGCTCGTAGTCTCCTCCGTAGATGTCTTTCACCAGTTTGTCCACGTTGGTGGAGTCGCCCTTGCTGGCCATTTCCAACGCCTCCTCGAACGTCTCACAGCCCGTCAGCAGACAGCAAAGGCCCAGAAATGTACCACCTCCCAgactgaaagaggaagatggCAGAGAAAGAGTGTGAGGGAGATAATAATAGAGAGGTGAAAGGGGACACAGAACGTAAGAAGAAGAGCAGATGGTGAAGAAGGGAATAAATGGAGAAAGATCTGCTTCTGTCCTCTAAAATcaaacctctgacctctgcaaAACTTTAAGTTCCTGTATAATCAGTTTTATAAGCAGCCACCAATAAAAATGTCACCTGTGAGGCTTCAGCCGTAAAATAAGATGCAAACATACAAGAAGATCTGGGTGAACGGGCGAGGGAGAAGAAACGGATGCAATTCAACATGTGAACAGAGGACGGAtgttttgaaataataaaaatcatcctcctctgctcagcaTTAATatcagattagattagactGGAAGAAGCAAAAATACAGAGAGGTTGAATGATTATGTAACGAACCATAAAGATAATACGAGATAACGAGGGGGAATAAACAGGCCGATTGATGGCTGCGGTCATTACGTCGTTCCTTTGTGTCGCTTGCACGGCCGTATGAACAAATGGTGTTTTTGTTGCCGTTAAACTGTCCTGATGTTTTGCCGCTTCTTGTCGCTCTGCTTGGCTTTTGTTCTGTCATGGCGTCTTATTATTATGAAGGAAAGATTAGAAACAGACACTTAACACCTGGACTTCACCTCACTACTCTCACCCACACCATCTCAGCTTGGTTTATGTGCGTTTTCCTCTTCCTGGTGCCGTGCGACAGATTGAAATGGAAGCCTTAGACACACCTACatatgtgcacaaacacacacacacgctgaccgAAGCGCGGTTGGATCGACTtgtttaatgtgtgaactcGTGACAGATCCTGAGTTTGTTCAGCTGTTAAACAAcatagaaaatgtaaatgttaaatagCTCTTGCCTGCGttttctgattgttttcaaCACTTCGCTATCTAATCACGATCTGGTCCTACTGTTACGCAAGTACTAAGGTACACAAGGTGATCACAGATAAAGAATGGCTGGAATTCAAGTGACTGACTCGAAGTTATCAAGCGGATCGCCTCAAGCTATAAGTATCAGTCACCTTCACCTTTTGCATAGATTCATTCATGTGAAGCAATTTCAAGTTCAAAACTCACTGATTTAGTGGAAGACAACAGTCAAGTCTTCCACTGTCCTCTACTGACAGCGCTGTGAAAAACGTGAAAAGGCTCCACACACCTTGATCTGACTTAACTGGAACTTAAATACGATTTTATGAACCAACAGACCGACTCGAAACAGTTGTAGGAACAGTTTTAGGATGAGAATACAAACATCACCTGGTCCCAGTCACCCGTTTGTAGTTGTTCTCTGAGTACACGGCCAGTATGGAAACCCCGGAGCCGATGTTGACCAGCAGCATGGGGAAGGGGTTGTCCAGGGTGCAGGGCTTCTTCACGCAGCTCTGGGTGTCTGATGGATTCTGGAAGTAGTAGCACTCTGGGTGTCCATTGAAGCCCACCCGGTCGACGTACAGCAGGCCGCGGATCAGGCAGTCCAGCTCGTCgagcttcagcagctccaggtcGGCCATCTGCGGCACAAACGGAGGAGGGTTGAAGCGCTGACAGGACACTGTTTCAGAGCTGAACGCTAGCAAAGGGGTTTTAATGGTTCAAGACGACTTAAAGCAAAAGATTATTTCATTCCTTGGAGGCATCGTTTTGTCAGTTTTCTGGTTTTCAAAGCGTTTTAAGAGTCGAGTGTGCATGAGGTTTTTGTTCAGCTCAGCTTATGCTGCAGTGCCCAGAGAGAGCTCATTGATCCTGCTGCAGTGCAGAAAGGGTCAATGAACTCAGGTAACAGGCACTGAGATATCaaatgcagcaacatgaagaaaTGCTCAAGACATGTATGGATGGCTGCGAAGACATGGAGACAGAAATGCTCTGCTCCAATCAGATTATAACAGGTACGAACTTCAATCCTGGACACTGTAAATATGACTGTTTACATGGCCTAGTGAGGAAGGTCGGCGATTCAATGCCCTGGACCGGCAGGGTAAACCTGGGTCAGGAAAGTGAAAAGCAGCTCTTGTCCCTTCCTTTTTACCACTTACTGATCAACTAATAAATTAATTTACCAATCGTTGCGGCTCTACCAGTAACCAAGAGTTCACAGTGAGAGAGCCATTTTAATGCTAATCGgacatttctgtttgctcaCCGTTCTGAAGTCGTTCTCAAACTTGTATGCGCCGCCTCCGGTGGCGCAGAGTGTCGTGTGCAGGCTGGAGAAGTTCTTGTCGTGGCCCATCTGGATGAAACGGGGCATGGCCTGCGTCGGGAAGCGGATGAAGTGCAGGTTCCCCGTCCTCCCACACATGGTCAGGTTCCTCAGCTCCAGGTGGACGTCACGGACGCCTGTTTTACCTGAGTGAGAAGAGCAACGACTTTTACAAAGAAGGACTCCGACCCGATGTGTGATCAACTTTCTTTGTGATGCTGTTTAGTTTGAGGCGTTTAGAGCTGAATGATCTGGTGTCATAACACCTGAACCTCCAGTCAAGGACCAAACACCTCAACCTTATGCAATACATGAGCGACACACGCTGTAGAATCTGTCCTGGTATCTTCTTGTTAGGTGTCCTTGACCTGACTTTTTCTGCCTTCAATACACGCACGTTAATAGAtgtgaccttgtgtgtgtgtgtgtgtgtgtgtgtgtgtgtgtgtgtaggcgtaCCATAGGCCACGTTTGAGGTGAGGTAGCGGCGGATGGACTTGAGGTTTTCCACTTCCTcttgttcttcctctgcagtaATGTCGACTGGCTCAAAGTACACTAACTTGACCAAGGTTCCTCCGATGTCCATACCAAACCAGGGGAAGGctgagggggaggaagagaaaactgTGGTTAACTTCTTTGGTTTTAAAGACAGAACAAAGTGACAAAACACAGGATGTGACTGATGCCATTAGAGCTCATTTTTGAGCTGCAAAAAACAGATGTTTCAGACGTTTTGCTTCAGCCAGGGGAGCAGCAGACACTTCACCTCAGCAGTGAAGCGGGGATAGAGCTGAAACGATGAGCCCATTAACTGATCGACAGAAAACTGACAGCGACCATTTGAACGACCGATCAATCATTATTCAAGCAAAAACAGCCCAGTATTTGCAGTTTCCTGCCcctcaaatgtgatgatttgctgccGTCACTGACAGGCAGAGATCAAGCTGTGACACCTGTCTGATGTGAATGGGTCCAGCCCGGCGTCCTTCGTGTGTCTGACGGTGGTGTTAACAGGTAACTCAGCACAGACAGgctggagaggaaacaggcaGGTCGGATAGTCGGTCGGGAAGAACATTGAgttcagtacaaaaaaaaaaaaaaaagaaaaatcttccTGCTCAACCGGCTGGGGGGGAAACACAAACCACCACAGCTCAACAAGAGCCAGTGTCGCCATGGAAACAGACCCCCCCCATCGTCTCCTcgcctctccatctctctcactcgcctgttttctcttcacttagcttctcctctccacctctcagcCACGCTCTcgtccatctttctttctccgtctccctccatctccacctcccTGCCTGCACCGTCTCCATCACTCGTCTGTCTCCGGCTCCTCCTCCCGCGTTTTGCTTGCTTCTTGTCTCTCGAtcaatttaattcaattcagGTAAGATTTACTGGCATGGACGGAAGAGAACTGATACCGCAAGAGGTTTTTAATGCACCGAAAAACAACTGCACCAGCCTTCCTTTACTCTCCGATTCAACGCAGTC contains:
- the pank1a gene encoding pantothenate kinase 1a isoform X2 — its product is MKLISEKKPAFPWFGMDIGGTLVKLVYFEPVDITAEEEQEEVENLKSIRRYLTSNVAYGKTGVRDVHLELRNLTMCGRTGNLHFIRFPTQAMPRFIQMGHDKNFSSLHTTLCATGGGAYKFENDFRTMADLELLKLDELDCLIRGLLYVDRVGFNGHPECYYFQNPSDTQSCVKKPCTLDNPFPMLLVNIGSGVSILAVYSENNYKRVTGTSLGGGTFLGLCCLLTGCETFEEALEMASKGDSTNVDKLVKDIYGGDYERFGLQGSAVASSFGHMMSKEKRDSISKEDLARATLVTITNNIGSIARMCAVNEKIERVVFVGNFLRINTVSTKLLAYAMDFWSKGQLRALFLEHEGYFGAVGALMELLKTTEDP
- the pank1a gene encoding pantothenate kinase 1a isoform X1, whose amino-acid sequence is MDKAKSMIDKKGASGPFHINNGQSQRGFHGHVAVAANGSCCSGNAFGSGSGPNSSTFETMHHLHRGDDEECNGSPAKRCRLRRRTESVRRSRPPFPWFGMDIGGTLVKLVYFEPVDITAEEEQEEVENLKSIRRYLTSNVAYGKTGVRDVHLELRNLTMCGRTGNLHFIRFPTQAMPRFIQMGHDKNFSSLHTTLCATGGGAYKFENDFRTMADLELLKLDELDCLIRGLLYVDRVGFNGHPECYYFQNPSDTQSCVKKPCTLDNPFPMLLVNIGSGVSILAVYSENNYKRVTGTSLGGGTFLGLCCLLTGCETFEEALEMASKGDSTNVDKLVKDIYGGDYERFGLQGSAVASSFGHMMSKEKRDSISKEDLARATLVTITNNIGSIARMCAVNEKIERVVFVGNFLRINTVSTKLLAYAMDFWSKGQLRALFLEHEGYFGAVGALMELLKTTEDP